In Macadamia integrifolia cultivar HAES 741 chromosome 5, SCU_Mint_v3, whole genome shotgun sequence, a single window of DNA contains:
- the LOC122078308 gene encoding uncharacterized protein LOC122078308, which produces MGRPEIDKPNSNQYSILQHFSHPHPLEFSNLQLHHPTLILPPCAICKQQTSGSIYICKTCNFILHISCSQKPQLINHPADPNHPLTLLPFPAYPDGTFTCDACGVRDNGFCYHCRACTLDLHINCASMPMSLNHQAHPHTLSLSNRRRSLFLTCDMCSKEVGANQWSYGCLPCDFDAHLSCASDPNAKPNRSNIGFEAAVQGFPQGFTTAGGGGGGSSSIGGGTSSTVDHINYSIAMQSLKNIQEMAFNASEGAKYGGGGGTWSWKKK; this is translated from the coding sequence atgggtagGCCAGAGATTGATAAGCCAAACTCCAACCAATATTCCATCCTCCAACATTTCAGTCATCCTCATCCTCTAGAATTCTCCAATCTCCAACTTCATCACCCCACTCTCATTCTCCCTCCCTGTGCAATCTGCAAGCAACAAACTTCTGGATCGATCTATATCTGCAAAACCTGCAACTTCATCCTCCACATATCATGCTCTCAGAAACCTCAGCTCATCAACCACCCAGCAGACCCCAACCACCCACTCACCCTCCTTCCCTTCCCAGCATACCCAGATGGAACCTTCACCTGTGATGCCTGTGGTGTTCGAGACAATGGTTTCTGCTATCACTGCAGAGCTTGCACCCTTGATTTGCATATCAACTGTGCTTCCATGCCCATGTCACTCAACCACCAAGCCCATCCCCACACACTTAGCCTCTCCAACCGCCGTCGATCATTGTTTCTCACTTGTGATATGTGTTCCAAGGAAGTCGGGGCAAACCAGTGGTCTTATGGGTGTCTGCCCTGCGATTTCGATGCCCATCTGAGTTGTGCCAGTGATCCAAATGCTAAGCCTAATCGATCCAACATTGGATTTGAGGCAGCAGTCCAAGGATTTCCGCAGGGTTTCACCACCGCCGGCGGTGGCGGCGGCGGCAGCAGTAGCATCGGTGGAGGTACTTCTTCAACTGTTGATCATATCAACTATTCAATAGCGATGCAATCTCTTAAGAATATTCAAGAAATGGCTTTTAATGCTTCTGAGGGAGCTAAATATGGAGGAGGTGGAGGGACATGGAGttggaaaaagaaataa
- the LOC122078307 gene encoding UTP--glucose-1-phosphate uridylyltransferase-like, producing the protein MNSGKLDALLAKGKEYVFVANSDNLGAVVDLNILNHLIKNKNEYCMEVTPKTLADVKGGTLISYEGRVQLLEIAQVPDEHVSEFKSIEKFKIFNTNNLWVNLKAVKRLVEADALKMEIIPNPKEVNGVKVLQLETAAGAAIRFFDKAIGINVPRSRFLPVKATSDLLLVQSDLYTLADGFVTRNKDRSNPSNPTIELGPEFKKVSNFLSHFKAIPSIIELDSLKVSGDAWFGAGIKLKGNVTVAAKPGVKLEIPDGVVLENKVINDPKDI; encoded by the exons ATGAACAGCGGCAAACTGGATGCTTTATTAGCAAAG GGTAAGGAGTATGTCTTCGTCGCCAACTCAGATAACTTGGGTGCTGTTGTTGACCTGA ACATCTTAAATCATTTGATCAAAAACAAGAATGAATACTGTATGGAG GTGACTCCTAAAACCTTGGCAGATGTCAAAGGTGGTACCCTTATTTCCTATGAAGGGAGAGTTCAG CTCCTGGAAATTGCACAGGTTCCTGATGAGCAT GTCAGTGAATTCAAGTCTATTGAGAAGTTCAAGATTTTCAACACGAATAACTT GTGGGTAAATTTGAAGGCCGTTAAAAGGCTTGTAGAAGCTGATGCACTAAAAATGGAGATCATTCCGAACCCTAAG GAAGTGAATGGGGTCAAGGTTCTTCAGCTGGAGACTGCAGCAGGTGCAGCAATTCGG TTCTTTGATAAAGCTATTGGAATCAATGTTCCCCGATCTCGTTTCCTTCCAGTTAAGGCGACGTCTGATTTGCTTCTTGTCCAG TCTGATCTCTACACCTTAGCTGATGGCTTTGTAACCCGTAACAAAGATAGAAGCAATCCTTCAAATCCCACTATCGAATTGGGGCCAGAGTTCAAGAAG GTTAGCAACTTCCTTAGTCACTTTAAGGCCATTCCAAGCATCATTGAACTTGATAGCTTGAAGGTCAGTGGTGATGCCTGGTTTGGTGCTGGCATAAAACTGAAGGGGAATGTGACCGTTGCTGCAAAACCTGGAGTGAAATTAGAAATTCCTGATGGAGTTGTACTTGAGAACAAG GTTATCAATGACCCCAAGGACATTTGA